A window from Pseudomonas sp. Tri1 encodes these proteins:
- a CDS encoding cytochrome D1 domain-containing protein, which yields MKRWWLASLLWFGAAQSAGATASGLESAERDYQQHCQQCHGVNRIGGTGPALLPQSLGRIKPAEVRQVIENGRPASQMAAFGAVLEPARIDALALYLQRPLAVEPTWNDNDIRQSHRVLADVASLPDTPQHKADPLNLFVVVEAGDHHIDVVDGDRFEVLARFASHFAVHGGPKFSPDGRFVYLASRDGWISLYDLHNLKLIAEVRAGLNTRNLAVSKDGRWVLVGNYLPGNLTVLDARDLSLVKTIATVGRDGQASRVSAVYTAPPRDSFIVALKDVKEVWELSTGPSPDFVPRRIETEDDLDDFSFSPDYRQLLATSRKAQGGEVIDLDSGRVVTDIALPGMPHLSSGTYWKRDGRWVFATPNISKGLISVIDFNTWKVIKQIPTLGPGFFLRSHVNSRYAWTDVFFGPDNDAIHLIDKQTLEIAHTLRPMPGKTAAHVEFTRDGRYLLLSIWATDGALIVYDSNTLQEIKRLPMNKPSGKYNVGNKIEFAEGTSH from the coding sequence ATGAAGCGCTGGTGGCTCGCCTCGCTGTTGTGGTTCGGTGCAGCCCAGAGTGCAGGGGCGACGGCCTCGGGCCTGGAATCGGCCGAGCGTGACTACCAGCAGCACTGCCAGCAATGCCACGGCGTCAATCGTATCGGCGGCACCGGGCCGGCGCTGTTGCCCCAGAGCCTGGGCAGGATCAAACCCGCTGAAGTGCGCCAGGTGATTGAAAACGGCCGACCGGCCAGCCAGATGGCGGCGTTCGGCGCAGTGCTGGAGCCAGCGCGGATCGATGCCCTGGCGCTGTACTTGCAACGTCCCCTCGCCGTCGAGCCGACCTGGAATGACAACGACATTCGCCAAAGCCACCGTGTACTGGCGGATGTCGCCAGCCTGCCCGACACCCCCCAGCACAAGGCCGATCCGCTGAACTTGTTCGTGGTGGTGGAGGCCGGCGATCATCACATCGACGTGGTCGACGGCGATCGCTTCGAGGTGCTCGCACGCTTCGCCTCGCATTTTGCCGTGCATGGTGGGCCGAAGTTCTCGCCGGATGGGCGTTTCGTCTACCTGGCCTCCCGGGACGGCTGGATCAGCCTGTACGACCTGCACAACCTCAAGCTGATCGCCGAGGTACGGGCCGGGCTCAATACCCGCAACCTGGCGGTGAGCAAGGATGGCCGCTGGGTGCTGGTTGGCAACTACCTGCCCGGCAACCTGACGGTGCTGGATGCCCGCGACCTGTCTCTGGTCAAGACCATTGCGACAGTGGGCCGCGATGGTCAGGCTTCGCGGGTCAGCGCGGTCTACACCGCACCACCGCGCGACAGCTTCATTGTCGCGTTGAAGGACGTCAAAGAGGTTTGGGAACTGTCCACCGGACCGAGCCCGGACTTCGTGCCCAGGCGTATCGAGACCGAGGATGATCTGGACGACTTCTCCTTCTCGCCCGATTACCGCCAGTTGCTCGCCACCTCGCGCAAGGCCCAGGGCGGCGAGGTGATCGACCTCGACTCTGGTCGTGTCGTCACCGACATTGCGCTGCCGGGCATGCCCCACTTGAGCTCTGGGACCTATTGGAAGCGCGACGGTCGTTGGGTATTCGCCACCCCGAACATCAGCAAGGGACTGATCTCAGTGATCGACTTCAACACCTGGAAAGTCATCAAGCAAATCCCCACCCTGGGACCGGGTTTCTTCCTGCGCAGCCACGTCAACTCGCGCTACGCCTGGACCGACGTGTTCTTCGGCCCGGACAACGACGCCATCCACCTGATCGACAAACAGACCCTGGAGATCGCCCACACCCTACGCCCGATGCCCGGCAAAACTGCCGCCCACGTCGAATTCACCCGCGACGGGCGCTACCTGCTGCTGAGCATCTGGGCCACCGACGGCGCGCTGATCGTCTACGACAGCAATACCTTGCAGGAGATCAAGCGCCTGCCCATGAACAAACCTTCGGGCAAGTACAACGTCGGCAACAAGATCGAATTTGCCGAGGGCACATCGCACTAG
- a CDS encoding Lrp/AsnC family transcriptional regulator, whose product MDDLDRRLINRLQLGLPLVRHPWQALARELDSNSSELLDRLHELLNDGVLTRFGPMFDIDRLGGAFTLAALAVPEPRFETTAELLGAMPEVAHNYRREHTWNMWFVLACPSEQAITDTLTRIEHLTGLVPLNLPKEETYHVGLYFPV is encoded by the coding sequence ATGGATGACCTCGACCGTCGCCTGATCAACCGCCTGCAACTGGGCCTGCCGCTGGTGCGGCATCCCTGGCAGGCCCTGGCCCGCGAACTGGATAGCAACAGCAGCGAATTGCTCGACCGCCTGCACGAACTGCTCAACGACGGCGTACTCACCCGCTTCGGCCCGATGTTCGACATCGATCGCCTGGGCGGTGCCTTCACCCTGGCGGCGCTGGCGGTGCCCGAGCCGCGTTTCGAGACCACCGCCGAGTTGCTTGGGGCCATGCCCGAGGTGGCCCACAACTACCGCCGCGAACACACCTGGAACATGTGGTTCGTCCTCGCCTGCCCCAGCGAGCAAGCCATCACCGACACCCTGACACGCATCGAGCATCTGACCGGCCTGGTGCCGCTGAACCTGCCCAAAGAGGAGACCTACCATGTCGGCCTGTATTTCCCCGTCTGA
- a CDS encoding Lrp/AsnC family transcriptional regulator: MTSSSLARRLIDQFQHGLPLCAEPYRAMADALGCSEVQVLECLQHLQVAGTLSRVGPVFEHTRAGASTLAALAVPEDRLHQVAARVSQYPEVNHNYAREHRYNLWFVLTGPNRAHLEKILQELENDTGLTPLDLPMLTAYRIDLGFALETTP; the protein is encoded by the coding sequence ATGACATCGAGCTCACTGGCCCGGCGCCTGATCGATCAATTCCAGCATGGCCTGCCGCTGTGCGCCGAACCCTATCGGGCCATGGCCGACGCCCTGGGCTGCAGCGAAGTCCAGGTGCTCGAATGCCTGCAACACCTGCAAGTGGCCGGCACCTTGTCGCGAGTCGGCCCGGTGTTCGAACACACCCGGGCCGGTGCCAGTACCCTCGCGGCCCTGGCGGTGCCCGAAGACCGTTTGCACCAGGTCGCCGCGCGCGTCAGCCAATACCCGGAAGTCAATCACAACTACGCCCGGGAACACCGCTACAACCTGTGGTTCGTGTTGACTGGCCCCAACCGCGCGCACCTGGAAAAGATTCTCCAGGAGCTGGAAAACGACACCGGCCTCACACCGCTGGACCTGCCCATGCTGACCGCCTACCGCATCGACCTGGGCTTTGCCCTGGAGACCACCCCATGA
- a CDS encoding Lrp/AsnC family transcriptional regulator: MSACISPSEASLQVPSSQDETPLALRLVELTQAGLPLLEDPWAWLAEQLGLSVESTLDLLKRLQAEGAIRRIAAVPNHYRLGYRHNGMTVWDVRDTDISRLGALLGAQPFVSHCYRRPRRPHWRYNLFAMVHGRSREEIDSYREHLRYLLGDACAADDMLVSSRILKKTGLRLSPTLG, encoded by the coding sequence ATGTCGGCCTGTATTTCCCCGTCTGAGGCCTCACTGCAAGTGCCGTCGTCACAGGATGAAACGCCCCTGGCGCTACGGCTAGTGGAACTGACCCAGGCCGGCCTGCCCTTGCTCGAAGATCCCTGGGCCTGGCTCGCGGAGCAACTGGGGCTGAGCGTGGAATCCACTCTCGATTTGCTCAAGCGCCTGCAGGCCGAGGGGGCGATCCGTCGTATTGCCGCCGTGCCCAATCACTATCGCCTGGGTTATCGCCACAACGGCATGACTGTCTGGGACGTGCGCGATACCGACATCTCGCGCCTCGGTGCCCTGCTGGGTGCGCAGCCTTTTGTCAGCCATTGCTACCGGCGTCCGCGCCGCCCCCACTGGCGCTACAACCTGTTCGCCATGGTCCACGGCCGCAGCCGCGAAGAAATCGACAGCTACCGCGAGCACCTGCGCTACCTGCTGGGTGACGCCTGTGCCGCCGACGACATGCTGGTGAGCAGCCGCATCCTGAAAAAAACCGGCCTGCGCCTGTCGCCCACCTTGGGCTGA
- a CDS encoding Lrp/AsnC family transcriptional regulator, translating to MKTLLSEQQSLALRRHLEIGLPLTSRPFHTLAEQLEVSEQQVLDQVQHWHEQGLFRRVGLVVNHRALGFAANAMLVLDVPDALVDEVGRRLGQAPGISLCYQRPRRLPQWQYNLFCMIHGRQRDRVEAQVQALLEEHLLDDLPRQLLFSTHLFKQCGGRFAPPAGARIDG from the coding sequence ATGAAAACCCTCTTGAGCGAGCAACAGTCGTTGGCGCTGCGCCGTCACCTGGAAATCGGCCTGCCCCTCACATCACGGCCCTTCCACACCCTGGCTGAACAGCTCGAGGTCAGCGAACAACAAGTACTCGACCAAGTGCAGCATTGGCACGAGCAGGGTCTGTTCCGTCGTGTCGGCCTGGTGGTCAACCATCGCGCATTGGGTTTCGCCGCCAACGCCATGCTGGTGCTGGATGTGCCGGATGCCCTGGTCGATGAGGTCGGTCGCCGCCTGGGCCAGGCACCGGGCATCAGCCTTTGCTACCAACGGCCACGACGCCTGCCCCAGTGGCAATACAACCTGTTCTGCATGATCCACGGTCGTCAGCGTGATCGTGTGGAAGCCCAGGTCCAGGCGTTGCTGGAAGAGCATTTGCTCGACGATCTGCCCCGCCAGTTGCTGTTCAGCACCCATCTGTTCAAGCAATGCGGCGGGCGCTTCGCGCCACCGGCCGGAGCGCGCATCGATGGATGA
- the nirJ gene encoding heme d1 biosynthesis radical SAM protein NirJ, with product MLRISHYLRALAGQCPAPRVAPPGSSRPPVVIWNLLRRCNLTCKHCYATSADSVFRDELDTAAALQVIDDLHDAGVRVLILSGGEPLLREDLFQLSAYARDKGFFLALSTNGTLINASNIEQIAAANFDYVGISIDGLEATHDEFRQLKGSFASSMAAIRLCREQGIRVGLRTTLTQQNHTQLPRLLDLMTEYDVQKFYLSHLNYSGRGKRSRKLDAQQQMSREAMTLIFERAWRDIEQGRDSDFVSGNNDADAILLLQWVARRRPQHHTALEQMLRAWGGNASGSGIANIDNTGEVHPDTYWWQHSVGNVRQTPFKTLWLERPDALLLKLREHPRAVSGRCGQCRWLAICNGNTRTRAWADGDLWGQDPGCHLSDEEIGVHAIPSVVIPSAALPCAR from the coding sequence ATGTTGAGGATCAGCCACTACCTGCGAGCCCTGGCCGGCCAATGCCCCGCCCCACGCGTCGCGCCACCGGGCAGCAGCCGCCCGCCCGTGGTGATATGGAACCTGCTCAGGCGCTGCAACCTGACCTGCAAGCACTGCTATGCCACGTCCGCCGACAGCGTGTTTCGCGATGAACTGGACACGGCGGCGGCGCTGCAGGTCATCGACGACCTGCATGACGCCGGCGTGCGCGTGCTGATCCTGTCCGGTGGCGAACCGTTGCTGCGCGAGGATCTGTTCCAGCTCAGCGCCTATGCCCGCGACAAAGGTTTTTTCCTCGCCCTGTCCACCAACGGCACGCTGATCAACGCGTCCAACATCGAACAGATTGCCGCGGCGAACTTCGATTACGTGGGCATCAGCATCGATGGCCTGGAAGCCACCCACGATGAGTTCCGGCAACTCAAGGGCAGTTTCGCCAGTTCCATGGCGGCCATCCGGCTCTGCCGTGAGCAAGGGATCCGCGTCGGATTGCGCACCACCCTCACCCAGCAAAACCATACCCAGTTGCCACGCCTGCTGGACTTGATGACTGAATACGACGTACAGAAATTCTACCTGTCGCACCTCAACTACAGCGGCCGGGGCAAGCGTAGCCGCAAGCTCGACGCCCAGCAGCAGATGAGCCGCGAAGCAATGACGCTGATTTTCGAACGGGCCTGGCGCGACATCGAGCAGGGTCGCGACAGTGACTTCGTCAGCGGCAACAACGACGCCGATGCGATCCTGCTGCTGCAATGGGTAGCCCGACGCCGGCCCCAGCACCACACCGCTCTGGAGCAGATGCTGCGGGCCTGGGGCGGCAACGCTTCAGGCAGCGGCATCGCCAACATCGACAACACGGGCGAGGTCCATCCCGACACTTATTGGTGGCAGCACTCGGTGGGCAACGTCCGCCAGACGCCGTTCAAGACCCTCTGGCTCGAGCGTCCCGATGCGCTGCTGCTGAAACTGCGTGAGCACCCACGGGCCGTGAGCGGTCGCTGCGGCCAATGTCGTTGGCTGGCGATCTGCAATGGCAACACCCGCACCCGCGCCTGGGCCGACGGCGACCTGTGGGGCCAGGACCCGGGCTGCCACCTCAGCGATGAAGAAATTGGTGTGCACGCGATCCCCAGCGTCGTGATTCCCAGCGCTGCGTTGCCCTGCGCTCGATAA
- a CDS encoding cytochrome c has product MERHSAATLMTTLLFVFSSCVLAAPDHQRQVQLQHLLDQDCGACHGLYMTGGLGPPLTRDALAGKSRDSLIATVTLGRPGSAMPGWAPLLDPDDIRWLVDRLLQGKPAS; this is encoded by the coding sequence ATGGAACGACACAGCGCTGCAACCTTGATGACCACCCTCCTCTTTGTTTTCTCCTCCTGTGTGCTGGCCGCTCCCGACCACCAGCGCCAGGTGCAACTGCAACACCTGTTGGACCAGGATTGTGGCGCCTGCCACGGCCTGTACATGACCGGCGGCCTGGGTCCCCCCCTGACCCGTGATGCCCTGGCCGGAAAATCCCGCGACAGCCTCATCGCCACCGTCACGCTGGGACGGCCAGGCAGCGCCATGCCCGGTTGGGCACCGTTGCTCGACCCCGACGATATCCGCTGGCTGGTGGACCGGCTCCTTCAAGGAAAACCCGCCTCATGA
- a CDS encoding cytochrome D1 domain-containing protein — protein MIRSLLSFTAIALLLSACAQTPLRGTGDLGVVVERATGSLQIIESDTRTALARVEGLGDLSHASVVFSRDQRYAYVFGRDGGLSKVDLLTAHIDRRIIQGGNSIGGAISQDGKLIAVSNYEPGGVKVFDAQTLDQVADIPATPLPDGKKRSRVVGLVDAPGQRFVFSLFDTGEIWIADFSQGHTPRIERFTAIGQQPYDALITPDGRYYMAGLFGEDGMAQLDLWHPQRGVKRVLGHYGRGEARLPVYKMPHLEGWALADQQAFVPAVGHHQVLVMNTRTWQPTDAIAVAGQPVFVTARPDGRQLWVNFAYPDNDRVQVIDTQTHAIVADLRPGPAVLHMEFTARGDQLWLSTRDGGEVQAWDPYRLERLSSLPALSPSGIFFSSRAHKPGY, from the coding sequence ATGATCCGTTCTCTGTTGTCCTTCACAGCCATCGCCCTGCTGCTCTCGGCTTGCGCCCAGACACCGTTGCGCGGCACCGGCGACCTGGGCGTGGTGGTGGAGCGCGCCACCGGTAGCCTGCAAATCATCGAGAGCGACACCCGCACCGCCCTCGCCCGCGTTGAAGGACTGGGCGACCTGTCCCACGCCTCGGTGGTGTTCTCCCGTGACCAGCGCTACGCCTATGTGTTCGGCCGTGATGGTGGCTTGAGCAAGGTCGACCTGCTGACCGCGCACATCGACCGGCGCATCATCCAGGGCGGCAACAGCATCGGTGGCGCGATCAGCCAGGACGGCAAGCTGATCGCGGTGTCCAACTACGAGCCCGGTGGCGTCAAGGTGTTCGACGCCCAGACCCTGGACCAGGTCGCCGACATTCCGGCCACGCCCCTGCCCGACGGCAAGAAACGTTCGCGAGTGGTGGGTCTGGTGGACGCCCCCGGACAACGCTTTGTGTTCAGCCTGTTCGATACAGGCGAAATCTGGATCGCCGACTTCAGCCAGGGCCATACACCGCGCATCGAACGTTTCACCGCCATCGGCCAACAACCCTATGACGCCCTGATCACCCCCGACGGGCGCTACTACATGGCTGGGCTGTTCGGTGAAGACGGCATGGCGCAACTCGATCTCTGGCACCCGCAGCGCGGGGTAAAACGGGTACTGGGGCATTACGGGCGCGGCGAGGCCCGCCTCCCGGTGTACAAGATGCCCCATCTGGAAGGCTGGGCCCTGGCTGACCAACAGGCCTTCGTGCCCGCCGTCGGCCATCATCAGGTGTTGGTGATGAACACTCGCACCTGGCAGCCGACCGACGCCATCGCCGTGGCCGGACAACCAGTGTTTGTCACGGCGCGGCCGGACGGTCGCCAGTTGTGGGTCAACTTCGCCTACCCGGACAACGATCGGGTGCAGGTCATTGATACCCAGACCCACGCCATCGTCGCCGACCTGCGGCCCGGTCCCGCAGTGCTGCACATGGAATTCACCGCCCGCGGTGACCAGCTCTGGTTGTCCACCCGCGATGGCGGTGAGGTACAGGCTTGGGACCCCTATCGGCTCGAACGCCTGAGCAGCCTGCCGGCCCTGAGCCCCAGTGGCATTTTCTTCAGCAGCCGCGCGCACAAGCCGGGGTACTGA
- a CDS encoding c-type cytochrome, with the protein MKPILIALALTAVSSLQPALAQDGPTLFKSKPCAACHSIDTKVVGPALKDVAAKNAGVAGAQELLAKHIKEGTQGNWGPMPMPANPVTEEEAKTLAAWVLTLK; encoded by the coding sequence ATGAAGCCTATTCTGATTGCCTTGGCCCTGACCGCCGTATCCAGCCTGCAACCGGCGCTGGCACAAGACGGCCCGACGCTGTTCAAGAGCAAGCCCTGTGCGGCCTGCCACTCCATCGATACCAAGGTGGTTGGCCCGGCGCTCAAGGACGTGGCGGCGAAAAACGCCGGCGTCGCCGGAGCGCAAGAACTGCTCGCCAAACACATCAAGGAGGGTACGCAAGGCAACTGGGGACCGATGCCGATGCCGGCCAACCCCGTGACTGAAGAAGAAGCCAAGACCCTGGCTGCGTGGGTCTTGACCCTTAAATAA
- the cobA gene encoding uroporphyrinogen-III C-methyltransferase: MPAPLVLPAALQSTLRPGEVALIGAGPGDPGLLTLRAWSLLMQADAVVYDRLISSQLLSLIPLTCARHYVGKAAGCHSLPQAQINELLADLADQGQRVIRLKGGDPFIFGRGAEELEYLLARGIDCQVVPGITAAAGCSAYAGIPLTHRDLVNSCRFITGHLQREGDLSLPWQSLADDSQTLVFYMGLSNLGTIAARLMEAGLAADTPAALISNGTRPDQQVLRGTLQQLPDMALACTEGLPTLTVIGKVVGLFAHQALQHPARLHAVIQLQPGVSKVAS; encoded by the coding sequence ATGCCAGCCCCTCTCGTTTTGCCCGCTGCCCTGCAATCGACCCTCAGACCGGGGGAAGTCGCCCTGATCGGCGCCGGTCCCGGTGACCCGGGCCTGCTGACCTTGCGCGCCTGGAGCCTGTTGATGCAGGCCGACGCGGTGGTCTACGACCGTTTGATCAGTTCGCAGCTGCTGAGCCTGATCCCGCTGACGTGCGCCCGCCACTATGTTGGCAAGGCTGCCGGTTGCCACAGCCTGCCTCAGGCACAGATCAACGAGTTGCTGGCCGACCTCGCCGACCAGGGGCAACGGGTGATCCGGCTCAAGGGCGGCGACCCGTTCATTTTCGGCCGTGGCGCCGAAGAGCTGGAGTACTTGCTGGCCCGTGGCATCGATTGCCAGGTGGTGCCCGGCATCACCGCCGCAGCCGGTTGCAGTGCCTACGCCGGCATCCCGCTGACCCATCGCGACCTGGTCAATTCCTGCCGGTTCATCACCGGCCACTTGCAACGCGAAGGCGATCTGAGCCTGCCATGGCAAAGTCTGGCGGACGACAGCCAGACCCTGGTGTTCTACATGGGGCTGTCGAACCTGGGCACCATTGCTGCGCGGCTGATGGAAGCAGGCCTTGCGGCCGATACGCCGGCGGCGTTGATCAGCAACGGCACCCGCCCCGACCAGCAGGTCCTGCGTGGCACGCTCCAGCAATTACCGGACATGGCACTGGCATGCACCGAAGGCCTGCCGACCCTGACCGTGATCGGCAAGGTGGTGGGTTTGTTCGCCCATCAAGCACTGCAACATCCCGCACGGCTTCACGCCGTCATCCAGCTCCAACCTGGCGTCTCGAAGGTGGCGTCATGA